CTTATTATATAACCGAACCTATTATACtagactatatatattacacCTGAACGTATTCATAGATAACCCTGAACTATCAATAAGAAGTAAATTACATCTAAcaaaaatacaatataaGAAATATCAAGGTGTCTAAATAAGCttgaaattagaagaaagtCAGTGTGGACGCATTTATTTAGTAACgtttaatattcaaatgtattttgaatcttttcaCATGACAGGGAATGGCCAGGGccttatcattaaattgCTAATAAGGAGAACCGTATCCTGAACAGAAAAATAGACAATATTAAGCTCCTCTTTCAATGTAGATTGAAACATTGATGagacaaaataatattatttcataaattcattaagtAGAATCATAGCGAATACAAAATACCAACACCAAATTAAAGATAGGTAACGCTAACCCTCAAGGACAAAAACAAATGCTGCTGCTTTGttagaatattattgaatattcaatatttttgttttataaCTTGTTCGCAGATATCTGTCAGACAAAAAGGGGCTAGGAACAGTACCTCCAACTCTGAATGTTACTCGGTAAGTACCATACTTAACTTCTGGGTTGCTGACTCATTTTGTTAGAGTTCATTCTCTTCCTGgggaaaatgaaaaagcAAAACTGGTTAGTATCGTTTATTCTAAGAAACTTTAAAACCAGGAAAACACAACAGATATAACTATAGAGAATAAGAAAAGctctattattaattttcttacaatttataaatttgaCATAATACAGTATAATataacataacataacataacataacgtgaattttaataatttataagGATATATATGTGCGTAAGGGCGAGGGTATGGTTGTGTCCTTGATGGGGAGGGGGGAAGTGAATGTTCATTCTTCAAAAGTTAATTTTTTGGATATCTTTAAGAATAGATAATTAATTGTCCTGTATTTGGATTTTTCTCTAGATCTACTAACGTTATGGCGTTTGAATCTtttcttaatcttttcatttgTAAACTTTCATTGGAAATGCTGTAATTCCCattgaatgatgatgatgatgctaatgacgatgatgatttagTGTATGAGTTGAATTTAGTCCATAAAGCTCTTGAAATATTCTTAATGAGattaatcaatttaaaGAAGTAAACACTGTAAGAATTTTTGGAAGCACAAAGGAAACAATAGAAACAATATtggaaatataatacaaaaaatgCAGCGATAAATCCCGCTACTACACATGaaagaatatgattttCTAGAGATTTCATAAATGCTGCATCATCCATATGCCATGATGAACCCtttgaaatggaaaagaaTGAATGTGATGTCATTTTGTAATCATCTGGTTGTATAATTCTAATCACATTATCGACTATACTTTGTTTTGTCCATCTTTTATATTGTTTCCAAACTATACTTATGAAAAGGGGACCTGTGGAAGACATTATTGTCATATATGGGATATACCATGATTTATTGTAATGttctaatgatttaatagCCCGAAGGAAGAATGGATGTCTTGGTACTGAACCCATAACATCGTTTGATACACCAATTGGAGAAGTTTTCCTTAAAAACACAGGCGCAGTCAATAGAGGATCCAATCTTCTTTCACAGCCATCATCTAAATCTATATAGACACCACCATAATGTaataatatgaaatatCTTATAGCGTCTGCTCTTTGAATTGGATATTTATAGTTTTTAAATGTGGGTAAGAACCAATGATAGTTCTCCTTGATAAAATCTAGAGCCATTTCATCTGTccataatatatattcgTAGTCTGGATGTAAATCTATACATCTTTGTTGACCTGCTTTCCAATGTTTTGGGATATCAGTTGTTTTATATGTTTgatgtattatttttggaattaaTTGTGgtttatttgatattttagTTGGTATGTTATTTAAATCGTCATCTGTGAATGCTTCTTTTGTTGTATCATCTATACATATCATCAAAAGATCGAATGTATAGTATACTATGAAGACCCATAGAAGTATATTCGAGTATATTAGGAATTTTAGTTCTTTTCTCATGTTgttgaaataaaatatagttgtttattttaatcggcaattattattattattattattattactatatTAGTAGCAGTATGAGCATACGGGGTTTATAGTAAGCTATCCTTGTTTTGAGTTGATTAAAGGCACTTTTAAAATTAGCTATTGTATTTTTAGTCTCGAAGGCTATGTATACTTTTATAAGCAATGGTTTTCGTCTTTTTCTctatttgtaattttttctaGTCTATaattagaagaacaaaagaGGCAGAGAACAAATGGGAAGTGAATGGATAACGTTGATAGCTATGAAGCAAATAGCGAATGTTAACTAGTTGTAATTGTCAACTCTCTTTATCTGTTGTTCAATAAACAGTCGAGAGGAGAGGAGATATAAGAGAGGGAGTAGAAGTAGGAGGAGGAGCAGCAGCAGAAAAAGAGGATAAACGTGAAAGAAAACGAGAGAGGCTGAATTGAGAAGACGTTTTAGAAGACAGAGATTTCAAGATTTTGACATtacttttaaataaaacaGAGCCCATACAGAATCCTATttttacaacaacaacaacaacaacaacaacaactacaGCAAACAATGGCGTAAGAATAGAACTGTTCTATTCCAATTCAATCAGAGAACAACCAGAGATTAGACAGACAAACAGACAAACAGACAGACTgaaaaatacaaatttGGGAAACTCAGCATCTTTTGGCAGAGAAACAACCGTACAACACAAACACGTAAAATGACACAGCACCACAACACAATAAAAACATTTCAATCCTTCCTTTCAGAGGGAAAAATCGGGCTGTGAAAACTAGAAACTGAACAATTCAAAAAGGCGGCGcagtttttcttttttttttattccgTTGGTGAAACTCTTATCTCACCGGAGAAAATACCACAGAACGCGAACCAtgttctatttttttttcttttaccAAAAGAAGCATTAAAGACGGGGGGGATACTTCCTTCCCCGACGGAATAGCTGTTAACTAAGGAGACGTAGTGTCAGCCTTACCCTCCTTAACGTTATTTCCACTCAGACATGACCGTAGAGTAAAGACTTAACGGGATAagtaaaaaagaaagaaacagAAAGGGAAACTCGGTGCTAGTTTTTGGTGTCTCTCCTTCCGACTGAGAAATGGGTGTACAACCAGAAAGGAGTGCGGGGTAAAGTTGGGcttagttttttttttttttgttgaaaGTGTCAGCCTTGGCGTATGTTTTTCCAGGAAAGCAGGAGGGTAACACAAGTTATGTCACCGACAACAACTTGACGACGGAAGgatcaaaaaaaaaatacctAATATGGACGGTTGTTCCAACACTGTCATGATCCCGCGGAATGCAGCATAGTTTGATTCTGTATTTTTACATTGTTGAGTTAAGAATatgatttcaaaagaaCAATGCTAAGATTTGTTAAGGAACATAGTCTGTCTAATATGTAATGCGTATGTGAATATCATAAACCGAAGTGCTATTACCTCCATCGATTTTTGATGTTATGTACATAGCACATGCACTAGTATCTAATTAAACTTCTGCCTTCCTTCAGTCAAATTATCTTACTGAAGAAACTCTATGTGTGTGACATTGCACATGTACGTACTTATAGTTTTTGTactatatttttcattgtaGCTTTCCTATTGCATAAAATTATGCCTACGAGACCGGCTATACTCGGGGAAACCCTATGAGCCATCGCAACTCAGTCTCAACCGGGAACTTCCCAAGAAGATTGGACGTCGTCATCTACTTAGAAAGCCACCACGTTGCGTAGGTCTTCCACTTCCGGACCTTGGAGTATTTTATTTGCTGGTTACGTACATTGTAAAAATTTATCTGCTTTCCTAACAAGATGTCATTATATTGCCGGGGTTAGCTTTTTACCCTAATTTTTTAGtaaaaatagaaaagtaaaagaattgataaaattatcGCTTGAAGTAAACAATTACAAACGAATTTGTCTTATCCGTTAGAATCTATGTAATTCTATATAACAGTACCGCCCAAAAAATGTAAAACAGTGAGAAATGGTTTAGTTCCATTTTTGTATCTATGtctatctatctatatGTTAAATTCACATCGAGTCTCATGTATAACATAATCCAAGTGTCCTTTTTACTGTTAGTCTTATCATCATTgcatcaataataaagagtctaatttttcttgagTTAATTGAACGTTTAAAGAATCTCTTTCATGTtgattaattaataaattcaaatccaattgaattttaatcattttcaaatgattttcattcaatttagaattcaatatattgttttcattcaaagtttcctttatttcttcaatcTTATTAGtatcttcaaattgattcaaatttgTCAAATAGAAAAATGGTGATTCATTCTCATCCATCTTATTGACATTATCTTGGGTTATTGTCGATAAATCCATTCCCCcctgctgctgttgttgctgtcGTGGTTGTCGTTGATCGAAGGAATGTGATGGATGACCATATTGTCTTTGTTCCTGTGCGtcattggtattattattgttattattgatatcgttatttctttgaaacCTCGATGGGAAAACGGAACGATTATCCCTCTCATGGCTGGATTGGGCTCTATGAGATGgtgacgatgatgatgaagatgatgtaTTAAATGTTTCTTGGAAATGctcaatattattacttgtAAGACTCGTTTCatgatttttttcctcTCTTTGTCGCGAAGTAAAGCTGGAATCAGTGTACTGTGATGCTATtaacgaagaagaaggaggTGGAGGCGGAGGTGGAGGTGGTGGATATGGTACTTGTGTGTGATGATATGATACTGAAGAGTAATATGAgcttcttcctcttcctcttccGCCTCTTCCTCTACTAATTCCTCTAGGGAGACCTCTACCACTAATTCCTCTCCCTCTCCCTCTCGTCATATtggtgttgttgttataaTAGTCCAtatcatttgaataatatttattatcgtTAGGAACATTATAAtgtgaagaagaaaaccCAGGATGTTCA
The Naumovozyma dairenensis CBS 421 chromosome 5, complete genome DNA segment above includes these coding regions:
- the SUR1 gene encoding mannosylinositol phosphorylceramide synthase catalytic subunit SUR1 (similar to Saccharomyces cerevisiae CSH1 (YBR161W) and SUR1 (YPL057C); ancestral locus Anc_8.514), producing MRKELKFLIYSNILLWVFIVYYTFDLLMICIDDTTKEAFTDDDLNNIPTKISNKPQLIPKIIHQTYKTTDIPKHWKAGQQRCIDLHPDYEYILWTDEMALDFIKENYHWFLPTFKNYKYPIQRADAIRYFILLHYGGVYIDLDDGCERRLDPLLTAPVFLRKTSPIGVSNDVMGSVPRHPFFLRAIKSLEHYNKSWYIPYMTIMSSTGPLFISIVWKQYKRWTKQSIVDNVIRIIQPDDYKMTSHSFFSISKGSSWHMDDAAFMKSLENHILSCVVAGFIAAFFVLYFQYCFYCFLCASKNSYSVYFFKLINLIKNISRALWTKFNSYTKSSSSLASSSSFNGNYSISNESLQMKRLRKDSNAITLVDLEKNPNTGQLIIYS
- the LGE1 gene encoding Lge1p (similar to Saccharomyces cerevisiae LGE1 (YPL055C); ancestral locus Anc_8.511); its protein translation is MSDNSNDRSTGNGTAASNGTPTNTTNTHHTSRYSSESAPITTTSTSNDSINGPMSRTSNNNGFQSRYPSSHYQISGGRDNNTRGGRGRGDYYRRPDNRYPINTPPFEHPGFSSSHYNVPNDNKYYSNDMDYYNNNTNMTRGRGRGISGRGLPRGISRGRGGRGRGRSSYYSSVSYHHTQVPYPPPPPPPPPPSSSLIASQYTDSSFTSRQREEKNHETSLTSNNIEHFQETFNTSSSSSSSPSHRAQSSHERDNRSVFPSRFQRNNDINNNNNNTNDAQEQRQYGHPSHSFDQRQPRQQQQQQGGMDLSTITQDNVNKMDENESPFFYLTNLNQFEDTNKIEEIKETLNENNILNSKLNENHLKMIKIQLDLNLLINQHERDSLNVQLTQEKLDSLLLMQ